From BD1-7 clade bacterium, a single genomic window includes:
- the htpX_1 gene encoding Protease HtpX produces MNTISKNTRFSSDITLYDALMNNKTIRVLAEKRRQEANDDSYRRSLLGQGLRISASIAPELHEQIQVASKKLGLHDKNIEVYIYNSPEPNATCAILADGRIILTFSSGLLQSMNNDEINFVVGHELGHALFNHASLPTHGILNDSAIDASDAMRLMSWSRRAEISADRTGLYVCENPEAAISAFLKLSCGVAAPVISFDIKEYANQIKDLGDLANNLEDTSHCYSSHPFNPIRVMAVDLYSRSQPYLELTNQPITEDTLDIESLDNEINTVLAFMEPTPDEERQRLLNECLFWAGAWVAYADGELVASEAANLRDQVGETLFDSYIDELETSDTPLELAKSVFDVAVVPIKNLPAPEKCALIQRLVVIARADQNIDERELDALHHIARHLKIDASFVQQILIFLQ; encoded by the coding sequence ATGAATACTATTTCTAAAAACACGCGTTTTTCATCCGACATTACACTCTACGATGCCTTGATGAACAACAAAACCATCCGAGTACTCGCAGAAAAAAGACGGCAGGAAGCCAACGACGACAGCTACCGACGCAGCTTATTAGGCCAAGGTTTGAGAATCAGTGCGTCCATTGCCCCCGAATTACATGAGCAAATCCAGGTTGCCAGTAAAAAGCTAGGCCTCCACGATAAAAACATCGAAGTGTACATTTACAATAGCCCTGAGCCCAATGCGACCTGCGCGATACTGGCAGACGGCCGAATTATTCTCACCTTCAGCTCAGGTCTTCTACAAAGCATGAACAATGACGAAATCAACTTCGTCGTCGGCCATGAACTTGGCCATGCATTATTCAACCACGCATCCCTCCCAACACATGGCATTCTCAATGACAGCGCGATTGACGCCAGTGACGCGATGCGACTAATGAGCTGGAGTCGCCGTGCAGAAATTTCAGCTGATCGCACCGGCTTGTATGTGTGCGAAAACCCGGAAGCGGCTATCAGCGCCTTTTTGAAGCTTTCCTGCGGTGTCGCCGCGCCGGTCATCAGTTTCGATATAAAAGAGTACGCAAACCAGATAAAAGACCTCGGTGATCTTGCCAATAATCTTGAAGATACCTCCCATTGCTATTCAAGCCATCCGTTCAACCCGATTCGTGTCATGGCAGTCGACCTTTATTCACGATCCCAACCCTACCTGGAACTGACTAACCAGCCCATCACCGAAGATACGTTGGATATCGAATCGTTAGACAATGAAATAAACACTGTACTGGCGTTTATGGAACCAACACCGGATGAAGAAAGACAACGTCTGTTAAATGAGTGTTTGTTTTGGGCAGGCGCTTGGGTTGCTTACGCTGACGGCGAACTCGTTGCCAGTGAAGCCGCCAATTTACGTGATCAGGTGGGTGAAACTCTCTTTGATAGTTATATCGACGAGTTAGAAACGTCTGACACGCCTTTAGAACTCGCAAAATCGGTATTCGACGTTGCTGTTGTTCCCATCAAAAACCTACCTGCGCCGGAAAAATGCGCTTTGATTCAGCGCCTAGTCGTCATTGCACGTGCCGATCAAAACATCGACGAAAGAGAACTTGATGCACTGCACCATATTGCCCGCCACCTGAAAATCGATGCATCTTTCGTTCAGCAAATTCTCATATTTTTACAATAG
- the yahB gene encoding putative HTH-type transcriptional regulator YahB, giving the protein MHPNLLDQLIVFEHAVELGSFSAAAKRLNRTVAAVGYAIGQLEEHLGLTLFDRSGYRPELTQHGITLRRDVSIIMRRVERLESKVDNLRQQIATNVSIAITEMIPIEPLARATSTFTRLHPEFQLTIHEYSVDVAMQKLFQHEAALLIAQLWDAAPIKGLDGRQLYACDLMLIASHDHPLAALDDPFEYAELDNHQQVLMSPYPADTVDYNYGVSVTDLYTVNSVRLQKSLICHGAGWGFMAHHQIEDELSNGSLVQLKCRDLNDLPQMRVAAVWGTRKAPNPVLTKFIDLLEVECRKSVAALSQDTQADHSSDMT; this is encoded by the coding sequence ATGCACCCTAACCTATTGGATCAATTGATTGTTTTTGAACACGCTGTAGAACTCGGTAGCTTTTCAGCGGCAGCCAAACGGCTAAACCGAACCGTGGCAGCGGTAGGTTATGCCATCGGACAGCTTGAAGAGCATCTTGGCTTGACGCTATTTGACCGCTCGGGATATCGGCCGGAATTGACACAGCATGGCATTACATTGCGCCGTGATGTCAGCATTATTATGCGACGAGTTGAACGACTGGAATCCAAAGTCGATAATCTGCGGCAACAGATAGCCACCAACGTCTCGATTGCGATCACCGAAATGATCCCTATTGAACCTCTCGCCCGTGCCACAAGCACATTTACTCGACTTCACCCAGAGTTTCAGCTAACCATCCACGAATACTCCGTCGACGTTGCCATGCAAAAGCTGTTTCAACATGAAGCAGCATTGCTGATTGCCCAGCTATGGGATGCAGCTCCGATCAAGGGCTTGGATGGCCGACAGCTCTATGCCTGTGATCTTATGTTAATCGCATCACACGACCACCCGCTGGCGGCTCTGGATGACCCCTTCGAATACGCTGAGCTGGATAACCACCAACAAGTATTAATGTCGCCGTACCCTGCAGATACGGTTGACTACAACTATGGGGTTAGCGTCACCGATTTATATACCGTCAATAGCGTCCGGTTGCAGAAATCGTTGATTTGTCACGGCGCGGGCTGGGGATTTATGGCCCATCATCAGATCGAGGATGAACTCAGCAATGGCAGCCTCGTGCAGCTTAAGTGCAGAGATCTGAATGACCTACCACAAATGCGAGTGGCAGCAGTGTGGGGAACACGCAAAGCACCGAACCCAGTTCTGACAAAGTTTATTGACTTATTAGAAGTCGAATGCCGCAAATCCGTTGCAGCACTATCACAAGATACTCAAGCAGATCACTCGAGCGATATGACCTAA
- the besA gene encoding Ferri-bacillibactin esterase BesA: MNIKPFKQLARVVVAAMPLTFAVFAQAQVEPVALSRPNILAFELESQILNETMLVEVALPLSYANAPIDAEYPVAYYGDGGFMFLMVANDNLRLASGGNYLPEIITVGVDFKDYLNPCKRLQWYTATAITGHEVCGDIGGGADDYLSFLEQELKPLINAQFKTDENREVLAGHSQSGALALYSLFTKTHLFDAYIAASPSVYWANEHLMTVADEFIAANVANVPSLYLSVALNELGDDSKGPEVVAVNEALFSQVFRMHMKLENASISMPLTFQSFADEDHASVGGRAMHDGIKTLFAEGIAQ; this comes from the coding sequence ATGAATATTAAACCATTCAAACAACTTGCCAGAGTTGTTGTTGCAGCAATGCCATTAACCTTCGCAGTTTTTGCGCAAGCACAAGTAGAGCCGGTAGCCTTGTCTCGGCCAAATATTTTAGCGTTTGAGTTAGAGTCTCAAATTTTGAATGAAACCATGTTGGTAGAGGTGGCACTGCCTTTGTCTTACGCCAATGCGCCTATCGATGCAGAGTACCCGGTAGCCTATTACGGCGATGGTGGATTCATGTTTTTGATGGTCGCTAATGATAATCTGCGTCTAGCATCTGGTGGCAATTACTTACCTGAAATAATTACTGTTGGCGTTGATTTCAAAGATTACTTGAATCCTTGCAAGCGCCTACAGTGGTATACCGCAACAGCCATTACTGGGCATGAGGTGTGTGGCGACATTGGTGGAGGCGCTGATGATTATCTTTCGTTTCTCGAACAAGAGCTTAAGCCTCTGATTAATGCACAGTTTAAAACAGATGAAAATCGTGAGGTGTTAGCAGGGCATTCTCAATCTGGGGCATTGGCGTTGTATTCGCTATTTACCAAAACGCATCTTTTTGATGCCTACATTGCTGCAAGTCCATCAGTGTATTGGGCAAATGAGCATTTAATGACAGTTGCTGATGAGTTTATCGCTGCCAATGTTGCAAATGTTCCCTCACTTTATCTATCCGTGGCGCTGAATGAATTGGGTGACGACAGTAAAGGACCTGAAGTGGTAGCAGTAAATGAGGCGTTATTTTCTCAGGTGTTTCGTATGCATATGAAATTAGAAAATGCATCGATTTCAATGCCTCTAACGTTTCAATCATTTGCTGACGAAGATCATGCTTCTGTCGGTGGTCGGGCGATGCACGACGGTATTAAAACCCTATTTGCTGAGGGTATTGCTCAATGA
- the apbE_1 gene encoding FAD:protein FMN transferase, whose protein sequence is MYRHRFNCMTVACEVILHGVMDDHAKSIVAAIEANTRRLETKYNFHNPYSWLSRVINQRQIADVPVDAETWKILSHVKSYTAYTGELFDITVGTLKQANTAETPEQHASQVAELRQYMGDRVWSLDDDCLRFTNAHCQFDLGGVVKEYAVDDAVRILKQYPMSGALINFGGDIYVYGKKESGDPFRVGIKNPKNPAEPLCMVKIENKGLTTSGHYERQRKIAGEAHSHIIGDIDRRILSVTVVTDTVLESGIYSTALTMDPRLEIPAGAARLFIDDQLEIHQSLASS, encoded by the coding sequence ATGTATAGACACCGATTTAATTGCATGACGGTTGCTTGCGAAGTGATATTGCATGGCGTTATGGATGATCACGCCAAGAGTATTGTGGCAGCCATTGAAGCGAATACACGCCGGCTTGAAACCAAGTATAACTTTCATAACCCCTACTCGTGGTTGAGCAGGGTGATTAACCAGCGACAAATAGCCGATGTGCCGGTGGATGCTGAAACCTGGAAGATACTCAGCCACGTTAAAAGCTATACGGCTTATACCGGTGAGCTTTTTGATATCACAGTGGGCACCCTGAAACAGGCAAACACGGCAGAAACACCCGAGCAGCATGCATCGCAAGTCGCTGAACTTCGTCAGTATATGGGGGATAGGGTTTGGTCGTTAGATGACGACTGCTTGCGCTTTACCAACGCCCATTGTCAGTTTGATCTAGGTGGCGTTGTCAAAGAATATGCCGTTGATGATGCTGTGCGCATTCTGAAACAATATCCGATGTCTGGGGCACTGATCAATTTTGGCGGTGATATCTACGTTTACGGAAAAAAAGAATCCGGTGATCCATTTCGCGTGGGAATAAAAAATCCCAAGAATCCAGCTGAGCCTTTGTGCATGGTTAAAATTGAAAATAAAGGCCTTACGACATCCGGGCACTATGAAAGACAGCGCAAAATAGCGGGTGAGGCGCATTCACACATCATTGGTGATATCGATCGTCGCATTTTATCAGTCACTGTGGTTACTGATACCGTATTGGAATCCGGCATTTACAGTACTGCATTAACAATGGACCCGAGACTTGAGATCCCAGCTGGCGCTGCACGTTTATTTATTGATGATCAGCTTGAGATTCATCAATCGCTTGCTAGTAGTTAA